The genome window ACCTCGACGGCATCCCGGAGGACTCGCGCGCGGCGAGCGACAGCCCGTTCCTCAACTCCGACGCGGTCACGGAGGAGCTGGTGGGCAGGCTGCGCGCCCTCGACGACATCGCCAAGTCCCGCGGCCAGTCCCTGGCCCAGATGGCCCTGGCCTGGGTGCTGCGCGGCGGCCGGGTCACCTCCGCCCTGGTCGGTGCGAGCAGCCCGCAGCAGTTGGAGGACAGTGTGGCGGCGATCGGCAACCTGGACTTCGACGCCGAGGAGCTGGCGCGGATCGACGCGCTCGTCCAGGAGTGAGGTGACCTCGAGGCGTCCGGCGGCGGGTGGCACCCTGCCGCCGCGCCATGCGGCCGTCCAGCGATCAAGCCGTGGGCCTTCGCCCGGCTCCCGGAGACGGGCGGCCGCCTCCGGGCGAGCACGTACCGAGGACGCAGGGGAGCGCGCCGGACCCGCCCGCGGCCTCGTGTCCTCGGTCACCAGCGGCCGCCGAGCGTCGGCGCCGCGTACCCCCGCATCCCGTTCCCAATCGCCCGGTTTCACGGCAGGCCCTGCGGTTGAGGGGCCGTTCCGCGTGTCCAAGACTGGGGAGGTACGGGCATTCGACTACGGCGGGCGACGCGGCCGTGTCGGCCGCGGACGGGTGGTCCATCGTGACGATCTCACCCTTCGGGTCAGGAGACCCGTTCTCCGAACTGTTCAACCGGTTCTTCGGCATGAGTCCGGCGACCTCACCGCCGGCCGTCCAACGTGTCCCCATCGGACGTCTCCTCAGCGACTCCGCGCACGAGTTGCTCGCCACCGCCGGGACACGGGCGGCCGAGGACGGGTCCGATCTCGACACCGTCCACCTGCTGTGGGCCGCGACCCAGGTACCGGCCGCGCGCCAGGTGCTGGAGCAGGCGGGCGCCGATCCCGGCAAGCTCGCCGACGACCTGCGGGAATCCCTGCCCTCCGGGACCGGTACCGGTGAGCCCGCGCTGACGCCGGCGGCCAAACGCGCCCTGCTCGCAGCGCACGCCCGCTCCCAGGCGGCCGGCGCTTCCTACATCGGCCCCGAGCACATCCTCGCCGCGATCCTGGACGATCCGCGCTCCCCGCTGGCCCGGACCCTCAGGAGTGAGGGAGCCACCCCGGGCGCGCTCGGCGGCGCGCCCCGGCAGTCGCGGGAGACGGGCGGCCACCCCGACACACCGACGCTCGACGAGTACGGGCGTGACCTCACCGACGAGGCACGCGCCGGACACCTCGACCCGGTGGTCGGCCGGGCGGCCGAGATCGAGCAGACCATCGAGGTCCTCTCCCGCCGCACGAAGAACAACCCGGTGCTGATCGGCGACCCCGGCGTCGGCAAGACCGCGATCGTCGAGGGGCTGGCCCAGCGCATCGTCGCCGGGGAGGTCCCCAAGGCGCTGAAGGACCGCCGCGTGGTCTCCCTCGACCTCGCCGGACTCGTCGCCGGATCCCAGTACCGGGGTCAGTTCGAGGAGCGGCTGAAGAAGGTCGTCGACGAGGTCACCGGGGCCGAGAAGAGCGTCGTCCTCTTCATCGACGAGCTGCACACGGTCGTCGGCGCCGGCGGCACCGGCGAGGGATCCATGGACGCGGGAAACATCCTCAAGCCCGCGCTGGCCCGGGGCGACCTCAGCGTGGTCGGCGCCACCACCATCGACGAGTACCGCAAGCGCATCGAGAAGGACGCCGCACTGGAGCGCCGCTTCCAGCCCGTCATTGTGCCCGAACCCACCGTCGAGGAGACGGTCGAGATCCTGCGCGGACTGCGTGACGCCTACGAGGCGCACCACCAGGTCCGCTACACCGACGAGGCGCTGGACGCCGCCGCCGCCCTCTCCGACCGCTACATCAGCGACCGCTTCCTGCCCGACAAGGCGATCGACCTCATGGACCAGGCCGGAGCCCGGGTCGGACTGCGCAGTGTGGGGGACTCCGCGGAGGCCGCGGACCTCGAGGACCGGCTCACCCGGCTGCGCCGGGAGAAGGACGAGGCCGTCAGCACCGAGGACTTCGAGCGCGCGAGCCGACTCAAGCGGGAGATCACGGAGTTGGAGGAGCGGCTGGACTCGGTCGGCGAGGGCGGAGGACCCACGCCCAGTGTCACCCCCGACGACATCGCCGAAGTCCTCTCCGCCCGTACCGGTATTCCGGTCTCCCAGCTCACCGAGACCGAACGCGACCGGCTGATGAAACTGGAGGAGGTCCTGCACGAGCGGGTCGTCGGCCAGGACGACGCGGTCACCGCCGTGGCCCAGGCCGTGCGCCGCGGCCGGGCCGGCATGGGCGACCCGAACCGGCCCACCGGCAGCTTCCTCTTCCTCGGCCCCACCGGCGTGGGCAAGACGGAACTCGCCAAGGCGCTCGCGGAACTGCTCTTCGGCGACCCGGACCGCATGATCCGCTTCGACATGAGCGAGTTCCAGGAGAAGCACACCGTCTCCCGGCTCATCGGCTCCCCGCCCGGCTACGTCGGCTACGAGGAGGCCGGCCAGCTCACCGAGGCGGTGCGCCGCAAGCCGTACAGCGTCGTGCTCTTCGACGAGGTGGAGAAGGCCCACCGTGACGTGTTCAACCTGCTGCTGCAGGTCCTGGACGACGGACGGCTCACCGACGCGCAGGGGCGCACGGTCGACTTCCGCAACACCGTCGTCATCATGACCAGCAACATCGCCTCCAAGCACATCCTCGACCACCACGGCGACATCGACGAGATCAGGGACGACCTGACGGCGGAACTCCAGGCGCACTTCCGCCCGGAGTTCCTCAACCGGATCGACGAGGTCATCGTCTTCCACGCCCTGGGCCGCCGGGACCTGGTGCGCATCGTCGACCTGCTCCTGGAGGGCAGCCGGCGCCGGCTGCACGCCCAGAAGATCGGCCTGGAGGTCACCGAGACGGCCAAGGAGTGGCTGGCGAACCGCGGCTACCAGCCGGAGTACGGGGCCCGGCCGCTGCGCCGCACCATCCAGACCGAACTCGACAACCGGCTGTCGAACATGCTGCTCGACGGCACGCTCAACCCCGGCGACACCGTCGTCGTCGACGTCGTGGACGGTGAACTGAGCCTGAGCCTGAAGGCGAAGGCGGCGCCCCAGGAGCAGGGAACGCCGGGCGGCAGCCCGGAGGACACCGAGGAGGAGCCTCCGAGCTGGCCCGGACCCATTTCCTAGTGCGCCGCGGCATTGACGCGGAGCTGATCCGGAAGACGGACGCTAACCCGCCACGCCTTCGGGGACGCGGTCCAGGAACCCGTGCACGCTGCCGATGCGCCCCTCGCCGTCCAGGGTGATCACGTCGGAGCCGGCGACGGGTGCCGAACCGTCCGCGTCGCTCACCAGCTCCCAGGAGAAGCGGGCGAGGTCGTGGTGCCCGTCGACCGCGCCCGTGAGCCGGAAGGAGAACCCCGGGAACTGTGCGTGCGCACCTGCGATCACGGCCGCGATCTGCTCGTGCCCGCTGACGTCGGCCAGGGGGTCGGTGTAGGTTCCGTCCGCGGCCCAGGCGGCGGCGACCGCCTTCGCCAGCGCCTGGGCGTCCCGGGTGTTCCACGCCTCGAAGTAGCGGGCGACGGCGGACTCGTAGCGGTTGGTCTCTGCGGTCATGGCGATCGGCCTCCATCGGGGTCACATGCGCTGGTCAGGAGCCGGATCCCGGGCTGTTGTGCCTGCCGGGAGCCGACACCGCAACCATGCCCGGACACGCGTGGGGGCGTCGATTACCTCCCGGGTAAGCGCAGGCACGCCGGGCGGAGGTGGCTCGTTTGCGCCAGAAGCGGCCGTGAATATGCCAGGAGACTGGCTGAAATCGCATGGTGACAGAGGGTCAGGAGTGGCGATACTCGAAGGAGCGGGTGACCCGGGTCACGATAGAAAGCGCTACCGCGCGGACAGCGGGACGCCCACGTGCACAGCGAGCGAACGCAAGGCACCACGGGCCGATCCGGCACCGAGCACCGCACGGGGGGAGCGATCGTGCACGACGAGTTCCTGTGCCATGTCACGGCATACGGCATCTGCGGAGGGCGAAGGGTCGGCGTCCCCCTCGGCACCTACCGCGCCCCGACCCTGGCCCTCGCCCTGTGGTGGATGCGCGACCGTGCCTCCTGGATCGCCCAACGGCTCGACCCGGACCCCGGCGACCCGCTCTTCCCGCCGAACTCCATCGCCCCCGTCGCCGACACGGTCCCCGACGTCCCGGCTGTCCTGCGTGCCTGGTGCGAGGACGTCGGGCAACAGGAGAGGGTGGCCGAGGAGCTGGCGGCCGGACGGCTGGTCCGTGTCGCCGTCAGTGACGACACCACCGAGTACGAACTGCTCGCCGAGTCCGTGGACGCGCTGCGGATGCAACGGTTCGTGCCCGCGCTGTCCACCCCGGTGGCCTGACCGAGGGCCGTGCGCCGCGTCATGGAACCTCGCCCCGTCGCTGCACCCTCCGGGCGAGCAGCCCGCCCGCGAACCCGGTCGTAAGTCCCCACACCAGGGCGAGCCCCAGCGCGGTCCCCGGCCGGGGTCTGAGGAACAGCACGCCGGAGAGCCCTCCGCCGAGGTCGCCGACCCCGATGAGCGACAGGCCGTAGTGCGCCGAGACCCGGCACAGCAGGCAGACGGCGAGAACCGCCGCCATCAGCGCGACCGCCATGTGCACGGCGTGCCGCCACGGCCGCATCCCCGCCGGTGAGCGCGCCGCCAGCACGGACCCGGCGGCGATCAGCAGCACGGCGTCCACGGCCACGAGCCACCACGCCAGACCGTCGAACCGGGCGAGCGTACGAAGGTTCAGCGTCGAGAGGTCCTCGGTCCGCAGCGCCACGTCGAGCAGATGCGGCATCGGCAGCCCGAACGGCCCGTCCACCCGGCCGTGCCAGGTGGCGCCCATGCCGAGGGTGAGCACCGGCCACACCAGGTTGGGCAGGCCCAGCAGGATCAGCGCGAACGTCTCGGCGGGGTGCCCGCGGGTCGCCGCCACCACCAGCGCGATCACGGCGCCCAGGGCGACGCAGGCGAGCAGCAGGGCCACCATGGCGTAGGCGGCGGGCCGCACCGACTCCTGGAAGCGCGACAGCCGGGCCGGCAGCGGCACACCTCGTGACACCAGCAGAGCGAGGACGAGCACGCCCGCCAGCCAGAGCAGACCGAACAGCACGGTCGGCCACAGGTCCGTGGCGAAGCCGATCCTCGGGGAGATCCCGAACAGGCTGCCGATGTCGCCGATCGTTCCGGTGCCGAGCGGGACCGCGAAGGTCTGGCGGGCCACCAGGGCGAGGCCGACGAGCGCGACCAGCCACAGTACGGCGATCCGCCCTGCCCAGAGCGCCAGTTCACACCCGCCGGCGACGGCCCGGTGCCGCAGCGGGCGCAGGAATCCCGCGGCGATCACCAGCGCCCCGGACAGCGTCACCGACAGCGGCATCACCGTCAGCCCCGCCCGTGTGCCGGCCAGTGCACCGGCGTCGCCCGTCAGCCTCACACTGCCGCCGACAGCCACGACGACCACGGCCACGACCACCCGGGGGAACCCGCCCTCCGGGATGTCGCTGCCGCCCGCCGCCCACAGCCCGAGCGCGGCGAGCCCGCCCATGACGACCAGCCCGGCCAGCACCGTGACGCCGGCCCGTACCCAGCCGTGCGGTGCGAGTGCCGGGCCGCCGGTGCGGGCGGCGGCCCGGCCGGGCGGGCTCGTGACGCTCACACTGCCACGCTAGGCAGCCCCACGGCGCCCCGCACGGCCACGCCACTTCCACCGCGAGCGCATCGATTTCCCCCGCGAGCGCATCGACGGCCGGATCCGTCGACGGCCGGACGAGCGGCACCCGTCAACTGCCGCCGCCGGCCCGGCCGCACGGCCGCACGGCTTCACCCAGGGCAGAACGTCGCTCCCTTCCCGTGGCGCCCCGGATCCCTAGGCTGAAGGGGTGAGCACTCATGCGCCGAACGAAGCCCGCGTCATCCCCCTGCGCCCGCAGACCGCGCCGCCCGGCTCCGGTGCGGCGACCCGCACCCCGCAGCGACCGACGGGGACCCCGCAGCCCCCCGTGCCCAAGGAGCCCTTGTGGCGCGACCTCGTCGGTGATGTGCTGCGCCGCGAACGGCTCGCCCAGGAGCGCACCTTGAAGGACGTCGCGGAGGCCGCCCGGATCTCGATGCCGTACCTGTCCGAACTGGAACGGGGCCGCAAGGAGGCCTCCTCCGAGGTTCTCGCGGCCGCCGCCCAGGCCCTCGGGCTCGGCCTCGCCGACCTGCTCACGCTCGCCCAGGACGAGCTGGCCCGGTACGCCCGGAGCCGGGTGGGCCGGGGCCGCAGGTCGCCGACGGCGCAGTACGACGGCCTCTGCCTCGTCGCCTGACCGAATCGACGGCCGACGGCCGGTACAGAGGTGGGTCCCCCCGCCGTACCGGCCGCGCCGGGGTCAGACGAACGCCAGCCGTCGGCTCAGCACCTCGTCAGCGAGCCCGTAGGCGACGGCCTCCTCGGCGGTGAACACCTTGTCGCGGTCCATGTCCGCGCGCAGCGTCGCGACGTCGTGGTGCGTGTGACGGGACAGGACCTCCTCCACCTGTGAGCGGATGCGGACCATCTCCTTGGCCGCGAGGCT of Streptomyces cynarae contains these proteins:
- a CDS encoding streptophobe family protein, producing MGGLAALGLWAAGGSDIPEGGFPRVVVAVVVVAVGGSVRLTGDAGALAGTRAGLTVMPLSVTLSGALVIAAGFLRPLRHRAVAGGCELALWAGRIAVLWLVALVGLALVARQTFAVPLGTGTIGDIGSLFGISPRIGFATDLWPTVLFGLLWLAGVLVLALLVSRGVPLPARLSRFQESVRPAAYAMVALLLACVALGAVIALVVAATRGHPAETFALILLGLPNLVWPVLTLGMGATWHGRVDGPFGLPMPHLLDVALRTEDLSTLNLRTLARFDGLAWWLVAVDAVLLIAAGSVLAARSPAGMRPWRHAVHMAVALMAAVLAVCLLCRVSAHYGLSLIGVGDLGGGLSGVLFLRPRPGTALGLALVWGLTTGFAGGLLARRVQRRGEVP
- a CDS encoding nuclear transport factor 2 family protein, which translates into the protein MTAETNRYESAVARYFEAWNTRDAQALAKAVAAAWAADGTYTDPLADVSGHEQIAAVIAGAHAQFPGFSFRLTGAVDGHHDLARFSWELVSDADGSAPVAGSDVITLDGEGRIGSVHGFLDRVPEGVAG
- a CDS encoding ATP-dependent Clp protease ATP-binding subunit — encoded protein: MTISPFGSGDPFSELFNRFFGMSPATSPPAVQRVPIGRLLSDSAHELLATAGTRAAEDGSDLDTVHLLWAATQVPAARQVLEQAGADPGKLADDLRESLPSGTGTGEPALTPAAKRALLAAHARSQAAGASYIGPEHILAAILDDPRSPLARTLRSEGATPGALGGAPRQSRETGGHPDTPTLDEYGRDLTDEARAGHLDPVVGRAAEIEQTIEVLSRRTKNNPVLIGDPGVGKTAIVEGLAQRIVAGEVPKALKDRRVVSLDLAGLVAGSQYRGQFEERLKKVVDEVTGAEKSVVLFIDELHTVVGAGGTGEGSMDAGNILKPALARGDLSVVGATTIDEYRKRIEKDAALERRFQPVIVPEPTVEETVEILRGLRDAYEAHHQVRYTDEALDAAAALSDRYISDRFLPDKAIDLMDQAGARVGLRSVGDSAEAADLEDRLTRLRREKDEAVSTEDFERASRLKREITELEERLDSVGEGGGPTPSVTPDDIAEVLSARTGIPVSQLTETERDRLMKLEEVLHERVVGQDDAVTAVAQAVRRGRAGMGDPNRPTGSFLFLGPTGVGKTELAKALAELLFGDPDRMIRFDMSEFQEKHTVSRLIGSPPGYVGYEEAGQLTEAVRRKPYSVVLFDEVEKAHRDVFNLLLQVLDDGRLTDAQGRTVDFRNTVVIMTSNIASKHILDHHGDIDEIRDDLTAELQAHFRPEFLNRIDEVIVFHALGRRDLVRIVDLLLEGSRRRLHAQKIGLEVTETAKEWLANRGYQPEYGARPLRRTIQTELDNRLSNMLLDGTLNPGDTVVVDVVDGELSLSLKAKAAPQEQGTPGGSPEDTEEEPPSWPGPIS
- a CDS encoding helix-turn-helix domain-containing protein gives rise to the protein MSTHAPNEARVIPLRPQTAPPGSGAATRTPQRPTGTPQPPVPKEPLWRDLVGDVLRRERLAQERTLKDVAEAARISMPYLSELERGRKEASSEVLAAAAQALGLGLADLLTLAQDELARYARSRVGRGRRSPTAQYDGLCLVA